In Bradyrhizobium sp. 170, the DNA window GCCCTTTCGCAATTCGCCAAGCTGTTTCAGAACGAGATCGATCTCGCCAAGGCCGAACTCGGCGAGAAGGTTCAGCAAATTGGTGGCGCCGTCGGCTTGTTTGCGGCCGGCGCCATCCTGGTCATTCCCGCCATCGTCATGGCGCTGTTTGCGCTTTCAGCGGCCTTGATCTCGGCAGGATGGTCACAGCCGGTTTCCTATCTGATCTCCGCGATCGTCGCCGCGGTACTTGCGGCAATCTTGTTTGCGGTCGGAATGAACCGGCTTGACGCACGAAATCTGGCGCCGCGCGAAACGCTGCGCCAGCTCGAAAAGGACAAGGATACCGTCAAGGGAATGGTGCGATGAGCGGAAAGCAAGGAAATTTTATAGATGTCCTGACCGCGGCCGCCCGGGACAACCCGCTTGCTGCGGCCCTGATCGGAGGTGGCGCACTGTGGCTATTGATAGGCAATGACAAGCTGAAGAGCGCGGCCAGTTCGGTCAGCGCCGCTACCGCGCCGCTTGCCGATATGGGCGCGCGCGGTCAGCGCGCCGCGGCCTCGACATTCGAGAAGGGTTACGATTCCGTCCGGGATCGCGCTTCCCGAATGCAGGACCAGGCATCGCGCGGCTTCCACGAAGGGCTGCGTCACGCCAGAAGTGCTGCCTCCGATGCCATGTCAGGGACAGCAGACACTTTGAGCGATCGATTCGACGAAGGTGCCACCGGCGCGCGGGAGATGTGGGACCGTCTGAGCGAGGCCATGCCTAGGAAGGAGACCTTGGCAAAAGCGCAATCGTCGCTTTCCGATCTCTTTGAAAGGCAACCATTGGTCCTTGGCGCGGTCGGTCTGGCGATCGGCGCCACGGTGGCCGGGGCGCTGACCAAGTCCAGCATTGAGGACGAGTGGGTCGGCGATGCCAGCGACAGCTTGAAGGCGGATTTGAGTGCCCGCGCCGGGGCTGTATCGCAAGGCGTCGGGGAGGCCTCCGACACGATGAAGGCCGAGCTTGGAGACGCCGGCGCCGAATTTGTCGATCGCGTTAAGCAGGCAGGCAGGGATGCGATGGTTTCAGCTCAAGAAAAGGTCCGTAGCTGAGTGCTATCTGCCAGTCTGTCAGTTCGTGCAGCCCGCGTCGCTTTATACAGGCAGCGGTTCAATGCCCGCACGCCTCCGATGCGGGTGATCATCGTCAGGCCACAAACTGTCGCGACCAAGACAACTGACAAGGACCTTGAACCTGACTCGGCTGACAGTTCGATCCGTATTTTCCACGTCAGGGGCTCGAGTTCCTAAGTGACTTTTGTACAGACCACTGCTCAGGAAGGTATCTCCATCGTGTATTACCGATTGCCGGCATACGTCATGGTAGCTGGGACGGCGCATCAGTGGCCGCGGTGTACGGGTTCGAGATCAAAAACGATGTGGTGCAACGTTTCGGCGGAGCTGCTGGTTCCGCTCGGCCTAGCCCGTAGGAACATTCCATCCGGACGGCCTTTATAGCTCATTGAAATGAGACGGCCTCGATTGGATCGGACATGTGGTGGGCGGTGGTGAAAGAGGCTGCGACCAACTGGTCGAGCCACAAGGATGCCAGGCAGGGGGCTGCCCTCGCATATTACTCCGTGTTCTCGCTTGGCCCTATCATCGTAATCGCCGTTGCAGTAGCCGGCCTGCTCTTCGGCCATGATGCCGTCACTTCTCAAGTCATGTCATCGATCAGGGAGATGCTCGGAGACACCGGAGCCAAGGCCGTCGAGGCGATGCTGGCGGGAGCCAGCCGCCCCGCTGCGGGAGTTCTTGCCACCATCCTCGGCATCGGAGCACTTCTCTTCGCCGCCATCGGTGTCGTGGTGCAGCTGAAGGATGCGCTCAACGTCGTTTGGGACGTGGAGCAGTCCGAGGAGTCCGGGCTGTGGCAGTTCGCCCGTAATCACGTGCTGTCGTTCGCCGCAGTGCTGGCGCTCGGCTTTCTTCTGCTGGTCTCGCTACTGGTGAGCGCGGGCCTCGCAGCAGCCGGCAAATACGCCGCTACCTACCTGCCAGAGGGAGCGCTACACGTCATCAGCATGCTAACTTCATTTGTCGTCGTGATGGCGCTCTTCGCGATGATGTTCAAGTGGCTGCCCGACGTCTCCGTCGGCTGGTGGGACGTCTGGTTGGGCGCGTCTCTCACTGCGCTGTTCTTTGAAATTGGGAAGGCGGCCATCGGCTTCTACATCGGCAAGCAGGGGCTGGAATCGACCTACGGAGCCGCGGCCTCGATCGTCGTCGTGCTGATCTGGGTCTACTACACGTCACAGATCATCTTGATGGGCGCGGAGGTTACCCACAGTTACGCAAAGCACAACGGCTCTTTGAAGCGGCGCGATCCCGACGAAGCGCCGGAAAACCTGCGACCGCCGTCGCAGTCCCGACCTTCGCGGAACCGCGAGCAACGGTCGCCGTCGGGGACCGGCTAAAGGAGGACGATCATGCCGATTCTTGAAGATCTGAAGGAATACGCGGAGCGCGCCACAGGTCTGCGGCGACCCGGCAAGCGGAAGATTTCAGATCTCGCGCGGGCCAGAAACCCCCACGCCGTCCGCTTCAAGGACGATGGTCTCGTCCCCAATCATCCGCGATGGCCGCTGATCATCTATCGAGGCGCCTTCGAATTCGATGAGCGCCACGACCCGGCGGCAGTAATCGAGGACCTGTTCGAAGCGAACGGATGGGGCGACACCTGGCGCGACGGCATTTACGACTACGTGCACTATCACTCCAGTATCCACGAGGTGCTCGGCATCGCGCGCGGCAAGGGGCGCGTCCGCTTCGGTGGCAAAAAGGGTCGAATCTTCACGTTGAAGGCCGGCGATGTCGCTGTCCTGCCCGCTGGCACGGGTCATCAGTGCCTATCGGCTGACGACGACTTCCTCGTCGTCGGCGCCTACCCACCGGCCGGTACGTACGACGAGTGCACGACGATCGAAGACCGCCTCCGTGCCCTCATGCCGATTCCGAAGGTGCCGCCGCCGCGCAAGGATCCGGTCTACGGGACCAGCGGGCCGCTGTCGAAACTCTGGAAGAAAGCGAAATGACGGAGTACCTCCTCCGCTTCATCGTCGGGGGCGTCGTCGTATCGGCTTTCGCCGTGCTCGGTGACGTTCTGCACCCCAAGAGCTTCGCCGGCCTCTTCGGAGCCGCGCCATCGGTCGCGCTCGCCACCCTGGGTATCGCCGTGTACCGCACGGCGCCGGCTATGCAGCGTTACAAACTCATTCGATGATGGCAGGAGCGACCGCGCTTTGCGTCTACAGCGTGGTGGTCTGCCATCTCCTCGTTCGCGCGCGCTTGCGAGCGGCGCCCGCTACGCTGCTGTCGCTCC includes these proteins:
- a CDS encoding phage holin family protein — protein: MSTKTDLRTISHLLGDALSQFAKLFQNEIDLAKAELGEKVQQIGGAVGLFAAGAILVIPAIVMALFALSAALISAGWSQPVSYLISAIVAAVLAAILFAVGMNRLDARNLAPRETLRQLEKDKDTVKGMVR
- a CDS encoding YihY/virulence factor BrkB family protein; this encodes MWWAVVKEAATNWSSHKDARQGAALAYYSVFSLGPIIVIAVAVAGLLFGHDAVTSQVMSSIREMLGDTGAKAVEAMLAGASRPAAGVLATILGIGALLFAAIGVVVQLKDALNVVWDVEQSEESGLWQFARNHVLSFAAVLALGFLLLVSLLVSAGLAAAGKYAATYLPEGALHVISMLTSFVVVMALFAMMFKWLPDVSVGWWDVWLGASLTALFFEIGKAAIGFYIGKQGLESTYGAAASIVVVLIWVYYTSQIILMGAEVTHSYAKHNGSLKRRDPDEAPENLRPPSQSRPSRNREQRSPSGTG
- a CDS encoding cupin domain-containing protein, which encodes MPILEDLKEYAERATGLRRPGKRKISDLARARNPHAVRFKDDGLVPNHPRWPLIIYRGAFEFDERHDPAAVIEDLFEANGWGDTWRDGIYDYVHYHSSIHEVLGIARGKGRVRFGGKKGRIFTLKAGDVAVLPAGTGHQCLSADDDFLVVGAYPPAGTYDECTTIEDRLRALMPIPKVPPPRKDPVYGTSGPLSKLWKKAK